One genomic window of Phoenix dactylifera cultivar Barhee BC4 chromosome 6, palm_55x_up_171113_PBpolish2nd_filt_p, whole genome shotgun sequence includes the following:
- the LOC113462403 gene encoding protein SENESCENCE-ASSOCIATED GENE 21, mitochondrial-like, producing MSKVLVFSLLSLSRRCHSAAAASARAVPGVARRAAAAAETAAMESGGPAKEEIFWMRDPKTGCWIPENRFDEVDAAELRARYLPKKN from the exons atGTCTAAGGTTTtggtcttctctctcctctctctcag CCGGAGGTGTCACAGTGCGGCGGCGGCGAGTGCACGTGCCGTTCCTGGGGTGGCGAGGAGGGCGGCGGCTGCGGCGGAGACGGCGGCAATGGAGTCTGGTGGACCGGCTAAGGAGGAGATATTCTGGATGAGAGACCCCAAGACTGGTTGCTGGATCCCTGAAAACCGGTTCGATGAAGTCGATGCAGCGGAGCTCCGAGCTCGATATCTTCCAAAGAAAAATTGA